The Herbiconiux sp. A18JL235 region GAAAGCTGAGCGTGCACGGTGCCCGCGTGCACAATCTGCGTGACGTCGACATCGAAATCCCGCGCGACTCGCTCGTGGTCTTCACGGGCCTGTCGGGTTCGGGCAAGTCGAGTCTCGCGTTCGACACGATCTTCGCCGAGGGCCAGCGACGCTACGTCGAGAGCCTCTCGGCCTACGCCCGCCAGTTCCTGGGGCAGGTCGACCGTCCCGACGTCGACTTCATCGAGGGGCTGAGCCCCGCGGTCTCGATCGACCAGAAGTCGACCAACCGCAACCCACGCTCCACCGTCGGCACCATCACCGAGATCTACGACTACATGCGCCTGCTCTGGGCACGCATCGGCGTCGCCCACTGCCCCATCTGCGGTGAGCGGATCGCGGCCCAGACGGTGCAGCAGATCGCCGACCAGCTGATGGAGCTCGAGAACGGCATCCGCTACCAGATCCTCAGCCCGGTCGTGTCGCAGAAGAAGGGCGAGTTCGTCGACCTCTTCAAAGAGCTCAGCGCCGGTGGCTACTCCCGCGCCGTGGTCGACGGCGAGCTCGTGCAGCTCTCCGACCCGCCGAAGCTCAAGAAGCAGTACAAGCACGACATCTCGGTCGTCGTCGACCGCCTCGTCGCCGGCCCCGACATCCTCGGCCGGCTCACCGACTCGCTCGAGACCGCCCTCCGCCTCACCGACGGCATCGTGCAGATCAACTACGTCGACGAGAACGGCCCCGAGGCCTGGCAGACCTTCTCCGAGAAGCTCAGCTGCCCCAACCAGCACCCGATCCAGCTCACCGAGATCGAGCCGCGCACCTTCTCGTTCAACGCTCCCTTCGGCGCCTGCCCCGAGTGCTCCGGCCTCGGCACCCGCATGTCGGTCGACCCCGATCTGCTGCTCGGCGACGAAGACCTGAGCATCAACGAAGGCGTCATCGTCCCCTGGACCACTCAGGGCAAGGGCCTGTTCCAGTACTACGAGAAACTCCTCGACGGTCTCGCCCGCGACCTGAAGTTCTCCCTCGACACGCCGTGGAAGAAGCTGCCCGCGAACGTGCAGGAGGCGATCCTCCGCGGCAACAACTTCGAGGTCAAGGTCAAGTGGAAGAACCGCTACGGCCGCGAGATGAGCTACACCTCGGGCTTCGAGGGCGTCATGCCCTACATCGAGCGGCAGTTCCTGCAGGCCGAGAGCGACTCGCAGCGCGTGCGCTGGGGAGAGTACCTGCGCGAGGTGCCGTGCCCCGTCTGCGACGGCAAGCGCCTGAAGCCCGAGGTGCTCGCGGTCACCGTCAACGACCTCAGCATCGCCGACGTCGCAGAGCTCAGCCTCGGCGACGCCCAGAGCTTCATGGGCACCCTGGTGCTGAGCGAGCGCGAGGCGATGATCGCGGCGCAGGTGCTCCGCGAGATCCGCGCGCGACTCGACTTCCTCATCGAGGTCGGCCTGAGCTACCTCGACCTGGCCCGCTCGGCGGGCTCGCTGTCGGGAGGGGAGGCACAGCGCATCCGCCTCGCCACCCAGATCGGCTCCGGCCTCACCGGCGTGCTCTATGTGCTCGACGAACCGTCGATCGGTCTCCACCAGCGCGACAACCGACGGCTCATCGAGACGCTCGTGAAGCTCAAGAACCTCGGCAACACCCTCATCGTCGTCGAGCACGACGAAGACACCATCCGCACCGCCGACTGGATCGTCGACATCGGCCCCGGGGCCGGCGTCAACGGCGGTACCGTCGTGCACTCCGGCGAGTACGACGAGCTCCTGTCGAACACCGACTCGCTCACCGGCGACTACCTCTCGGGCCGCAAGGCCATCGAGGTGCCCTCGAAGCGCCGGCCCCTCGACCGCAAGCGGATGATCTCGGTGCAGGGAGCGGAGGCCAACAACCTCAAGAGCGTCTCGGCCGACTTCCCGCTCGGCGTGCTCACCGCGGTCACCGGCGTGAGCGGCTCGGGCAAGTCGTCGCTCGTCAACGACATCCTCTACCGGGTGCTCGCCAACCAGCTCAACGGCGCCCGCAAGCTCCCCGGCAAGCACAAGCGCGTCACCGGCCTCGAGAATCTCGACAAGGTGGTGCACGTCGACCAGGCGCCCATCGGGCGTACCCCTCGCTCGAACCCGGCGACCTACACGGGGGTGTTCGACCGCATCCGCACACTCTTCTCCGAGACCGCCGAGGCCAAGGCCCGCGGCTACCTGCCCGGTCGATTCAGCTTCAACGTCAAGGGAGGCCGCTGCGAGGCCTGCTCGGGCGACGGCACCATCAAGATCGAGATGAACTTCCTGCCCGATGTCTACGTGGCGTGCGAAGTGTGCGGGGGAGCGCGTTACAACCGCGACACCCTCAGCGTGCACTACAAGGGCAAGAACATCGCCGAGGTGCTCGACATGCCGATCTCCGAGGCGGCCGAGTTCTTCGAGCCCATCTCGGCGATCCACCGCTTCTTGAAGACGCTGGTCGAGGTCGGGCTCGGCTACGTGCGCCTCGGGCAGAGCGCCACCACCCTCTCGGGCGGTGAGGCGCAGCGCGTCAAACTCGCCACCGAGCTGCAGCGCCGCTCCAACGGCCGCAGCATCTACGTGCTCGACGAGCCCACCACCGGGCTCCACTTCGAAGACGTGCGCAAGCTCCTCCTCGTGCTCAACAGCCTCGTCGACAAGGGCAACACGGTCATCGTCATCGAGCACAACCTCGACGTCATCAAGTCGGCCGACTGGCTGATCGACCTGGGCCCCGAGGGAGGAGCGGGCGGCGGCACCATCATCGGCACCGGCACCCCCGAGAAGCTCGCCACCATCGAGGCGAGCCACACCGGGCGTTTCCTCCGCGAGATCCTCCCCGCGCCCACGAAGCGATGAGGCGCATCTCTCGAACCCGGGCGCCAGGACGTGCCCGGTTCGACAGACCCGCCCGAGGCGTCACCTCAAGCGCAGCGGCGTGAGCAGCCCGTCGATCTCCTCGACGGGCTGCTCACCCGACGACGCGACGCACCGGGGCAGCACCAGTTGAGCATCCGGTTCGAGCACCTCCTCGAGCCGGATGCGCACCCGCACGCCCGAAGACCCGCCCCCCTCGATCACGTCGTCACCGTCGTACTCGTAGTCGAGCTCGTCGCCAGGCTCCACCAGCAGCTCGCCGAGCTGCACCTCCAGCTCGTCCTCGGCACCCTCGGGGAGTTCGTCGCCGACACCGATCCCCGGCGCACCGACCCCCGGCGCACCGATCCCCGGCGCACCGCCCCACGACCGCGACTCCCCGCCGCGCGCCCCGACCGAGAGGAACAGCTCATCCGTCTCCTCCACCCTGAACCGGTGCGGATGCTCGTCGTCCCACTCGAACGCCAGCTGCACCGCGAGGTGCACCCCGCCCAGATCGGTGTCGGCGGCGAACACCAGCCGACGCCACACCGACGGCTCCGAAGACGCCCCAGCCCCGATCACGGTAGCGGTCACGACGAGCCCCGACCCGGGCGCGTGCGGGTTGCCGAGCAGCCCGCGGGCATCGGCGATGTCGACGACCGCGTCGGCGAGCACTCCGCGCAGCCCAGGCGCCGCCTCGAGCCGCTGCTCGTCGCTCCCCGCCACCGCACCCGCCCGCAGCAGCCCGTCGCTCTCGAACCGCTCGAGCACCGCGTGCGTGGCGGCGTCGGCGTCGCGCCGTTCGGCGTCGCCCGCTCCGACGGCGACGTCGAGCATGGCCACGATGCGCTCCGTCGAGCGACCCGGGAGGAGCTCCGGCAGGGCCGCCACGCAGAGCAGCCCGAGAACCCGCTCGGCCGCGAGATCGGTCACCTCGGCCAGGGCGGCGTCGATGTAGTCGGCGACCCCTTCGGCGGTGCCGCCACCTGCCGCGAAGGCCTGAAGCGCCACCCGCTCGTTCACCGGCTCGACGTCGTCGACGTCGTCCATCGCCTCGATCAGGGTCACGAGCATCCCGCCCGCCGACTCCGATGCCACGGCGAGCACCTCGTCGCTGGCGTCGATCTCGTCGTCGCTCGCGTCCCAGCTGCCGCTCTCCACGGCGAAGTCGAGGTAGTGCTCGAGCGCGTCGAGCACCTCGGGCAGGCGCGGCCAGAGCCCGTCGTCGTCCTCCACCCGGTCGAGCAGCGTCTCGAGCACCTCGGCCCGCGGGCTGCGCAGGCGGCCGCCGCTCAGGTCGAACAGCGTGGTGAGCATCGCCCGGATGTCGTCACCGGATGCGTGGCCGTCGCCCGGCGCCGACCCGCTGTCGTCGAGGTGGCGCTGGTACCACCGCCCGAACTGCAGCAGCGTCGCGGTGACGGCAGCGCCGCCGGCCGCACCGCGGGGCGAGGCCCCGGAGCCCCCGCCCCGCGACGCGCCCCCGCCGCCCGGCGTTCCGCCCTTGCGCTTCTTCGGCATCGGGTGCCCCTCTCTCGTGTTCCGGCCCGCGTATCGCGAGCGCTATCGACCGTAGCCGACCTCGGTGTCGGTGCGGGATGGGAGAATCGTTGAACCATGGCAGACACCGTCAGTTATCGCCCCAAGGCCGGTGAGATCCCCACCCAGCCCGGGGTGTACCGCTTCAAAGACGCGAGCGGCCGCGTGCTCTACGTCGGCAAGGCGAAGAATCTGCGTGCTCGTCTCAGCAACTACTTCGCGCCGCTGCGCAGCCTCCACGAGCGCACCCGCCGCATGGTCACCACCGCCGCCGGTGTGGAGTGGACGGTGGTGGGCACCGACATCGAGTCGCTGCAGCTGGAGTACACCTGGATCAAGGAGTTCAACCCGCCGTTCAACGTCAAGTTCCGCGACGACAAGACGTACCCGTTCCTCGCGGTGACACTCGGCGACGAGGCACCCCGCGTGATGGTCACGCGCAACCACCGCATCAAGGGCGCGAAGTACTTCGGCCCCTACCCGAAGATCTGGGCGGTGCGCGACACCATCGACCTCATGATCAAGGCGTTCCCCATCCGCACCTGCTCCGACTCGAGCTACAAGCATGCGATGCAGACCGGGCGTCCCTGCTTCCCGGGGCAGATCGGG contains the following coding sequences:
- a CDS encoding plasmid pRiA4b ORF-3 family protein, translating into MPKKRKGGTPGGGGASRGGGSGASPRGAAGGAAVTATLLQFGRWYQRHLDDSGSAPGDGHASGDDIRAMLTTLFDLSGGRLRSPRAEVLETLLDRVEDDDGLWPRLPEVLDALEHYLDFAVESGSWDASDDEIDASDEVLAVASESAGGMLVTLIEAMDDVDDVEPVNERVALQAFAAGGGTAEGVADYIDAALAEVTDLAAERVLGLLCVAALPELLPGRSTERIVAMLDVAVGAGDAERRDADAATHAVLERFESDGLLRAGAVAGSDEQRLEAAPGLRGVLADAVVDIADARGLLGNPHAPGSGLVVTATVIGAGASSEPSVWRRLVFAADTDLGGVHLAVQLAFEWDDEHPHRFRVEETDELFLSVGARGGESRSWGGAPGIGAPGVGAPGIGVGDELPEGAEDELEVQLGELLVEPGDELDYEYDGDDVIEGGGSSGVRVRIRLEEVLEPDAQLVLPRCVASSGEQPVEEIDGLLTPLRLR
- the uvrA gene encoding excinuclease ABC subunit UvrA — translated: MAEPRHGSTGKLSVHGARVHNLRDVDIEIPRDSLVVFTGLSGSGKSSLAFDTIFAEGQRRYVESLSAYARQFLGQVDRPDVDFIEGLSPAVSIDQKSTNRNPRSTVGTITEIYDYMRLLWARIGVAHCPICGERIAAQTVQQIADQLMELENGIRYQILSPVVSQKKGEFVDLFKELSAGGYSRAVVDGELVQLSDPPKLKKQYKHDISVVVDRLVAGPDILGRLTDSLETALRLTDGIVQINYVDENGPEAWQTFSEKLSCPNQHPIQLTEIEPRTFSFNAPFGACPECSGLGTRMSVDPDLLLGDEDLSINEGVIVPWTTQGKGLFQYYEKLLDGLARDLKFSLDTPWKKLPANVQEAILRGNNFEVKVKWKNRYGREMSYTSGFEGVMPYIERQFLQAESDSQRVRWGEYLREVPCPVCDGKRLKPEVLAVTVNDLSIADVAELSLGDAQSFMGTLVLSEREAMIAAQVLREIRARLDFLIEVGLSYLDLARSAGSLSGGEAQRIRLATQIGSGLTGVLYVLDEPSIGLHQRDNRRLIETLVKLKNLGNTLIVVEHDEDTIRTADWIVDIGPGAGVNGGTVVHSGEYDELLSNTDSLTGDYLSGRKAIEVPSKRRPLDRKRMISVQGAEANNLKSVSADFPLGVLTAVTGVSGSGKSSLVNDILYRVLANQLNGARKLPGKHKRVTGLENLDKVVHVDQAPIGRTPRSNPATYTGVFDRIRTLFSETAEAKARGYLPGRFSFNVKGGRCEACSGDGTIKIEMNFLPDVYVACEVCGGARYNRDTLSVHYKGKNIAEVLDMPISEAAEFFEPISAIHRFLKTLVEVGLGYVRLGQSATTLSGGEAQRVKLATELQRRSNGRSIYVLDEPTTGLHFEDVRKLLLVLNSLVDKGNTVIVIEHNLDVIKSADWLIDLGPEGGAGGGTIIGTGTPEKLATIEASHTGRFLREILPAPTKR